From the genome of candidate division WOR-3 bacterium, one region includes:
- the rsmI gene encoding 16S rRNA (cytidine(1402)-2'-O)-methyltransferase: MSGILYLVATPIGNLKDITLRALEILKEVSYIVCEDTRRTKILLDHYQIKKPLISYNEHNKFNKTPEIIQLLKKGESLAFVSDAGTPVISDPGYYLVREVIKEGIKISPIPGPAAMIAGLIVSGLPSDRFAFEGFLPKREGRKRKKLLNLVNEERTMVFYESPYRIMRTLNTFLEIFGDREIALCRELTKKFEEVLRGKISEIIEILKKRLEKQERIKGEIVLIVKGKEE, from the coding sequence ATGAGCGGAATCCTTTATCTGGTGGCCACACCTATCGGCAATTTAAAAGATATCACGTTAAGAGCTCTAGAAATATTAAAAGAAGTCTCCTACATTGTTTGTGAAGATACCCGCCGGACAAAAATTCTACTTGATCATTATCAAATTAAAAAACCTTTAATTTCTTATAATGAACATAATAAATTTAATAAAACTCCAGAGATTATTCAGCTTTTAAAAAAGGGAGAAAGTTTGGCTTTTGTTTCTGATGCCGGTACACCAGTAATTTCTGATCCTGGTTATTATTTGGTACGAGAAGTAATTAAGGAAGGAATAAAAATAAGTCCAATTCCAGGACCAGCAGCAATGATTGCAGGATTAATTGTTTCTGGTTTACCCTCTGACCGTTTTGCCTTTGAAGGATTTTTGCCCAAAAGAGAAGGAAGAAAAAGAAAGAAACTTTTAAATTTGGTAAACGAAGAAAGAACGATGGTGTTTTATGAATCACCCTATCGAATAATGAGAACTTTAAATACCTTTTTAGAAATTTTCGGGGATCGAGAAATTGCTTTGTGTCGGGAATTAACCAAAAAATTTGAAGAGGTTTTAAGAGGGAAAATTAGCGAAATAATTGAGATTTTAAAAAAAAGATTAGAAAAGCAAGAAAGAATAAAAGGTGAAATAGTGCTGATTGTAAAGGGTAAAGAAGAATGA
- a CDS encoding Mur ligase family protein, with translation MNSYKKAINFLSSLINYERKKANYNDFKLIRFLNFLSEIGDPHRFLKNPILIAGTKGKGSTASILGNCLKECGYKVGIYTSPHLISLRERIQFQNHPIEKEEFTELTFYLKKLIKMHKLTFFESLTAIAFLFFLRKPHDFVILEVGLGGRLDATNVVNPIISIITRIDYDHTEILGKTLSRIAYEKAGIIHTEVPLITFHQRKSVDRVFQKVCNKKNSKIFYSDDYFSFHLLEISTKGTTFFVNFLKETFENNFKEDIIHTNLIGEFQKENIGLVLTTLLLLSKNHKLINYSAIKRAINNVPLLGRISYISYNGGFLIIDTAHNPISIKSLKETLTKINNSKKYYFLFGVSKDKDSYKMLKFLKPVSQEIVFTKAKTKRATPLNKLKELAKKIKLKHTAFSSVKKAFNYVFKKANKEKKLLIITGSFYLAGEILKSLFHNKK, from the coding sequence ATGAATTCGTATAAAAAAGCAATTAATTTTTTATCAAGTTTAATTAATTACGAAAGAAAAAAGGCAAATTATAATGATTTTAAATTAATCCGTTTTTTAAATTTTCTCTCTGAAATAGGAGACCCCCATCGCTTTTTAAAAAATCCTATTTTAATTGCTGGTACTAAAGGCAAAGGTTCTACAGCTTCGATATTAGGAAATTGTTTAAAAGAATGTGGATATAAAGTGGGAATTTACACTTCTCCTCATTTAATAAGTTTACGTGAAAGAATTCAGTTTCAAAATCATCCCATTGAAAAAGAAGAATTTACTGAATTAACTTTTTACTTAAAGAAATTGATAAAAATGCACAAATTAACTTTTTTTGAATCTTTAACTGCTATTGCTTTTTTATTCTTTTTAAGAAAACCTCATGATTTTGTGATATTAGAAGTAGGTTTAGGAGGCCGATTGGATGCTACTAATGTAGTAAATCCAATTATTTCCATAATCACTCGAATTGATTACGACCACACAGAAATTTTAGGAAAAACTCTATCGAGAATTGCCTACGAAAAAGCTGGTATTATTCATACAGAAGTACCTTTAATAACTTTTCACCAACGCAAATCTGTTGATAGAGTTTTTCAAAAAGTGTGTAATAAAAAAAATTCTAAAATTTTCTATTCCGATGATTATTTCTCCTTTCATTTATTAGAAATTTCCACTAAAGGCACAACTTTTTTTGTTAATTTTTTAAAAGAAACTTTCGAAAATAATTTCAAAGAAGATATTATTCATACTAATTTAATTGGCGAATTTCAAAAAGAAAATATTGGTTTAGTACTTACTACCCTTCTCCTTTTAAGTAAAAACCATAAATTGATTAATTATTCCGCTATTAAACGGGCAATTAATAACGTACCTCTTTTAGGAAGAATTTCTTATATTTCTTATAATGGCGGCTTTCTCATTATTGATACCGCTCATAACCCAATTTCGATTAAATCTCTCAAAGAAACGTTAACAAAAATAAATAACTCCAAAAAATATTATTTTCTTTTTGGAGTATCAAAAGATAAAGATAGTTATAAAATGTTGAAATTTTTAAAACCTGTGTCACAAGAGATTGTTTTTACTAAAGCAAAAACAAAAAGAGCCACTCCTTTAAATAAATTAAAAGAATTGGCAAAAAAAATCAAATTGAAACATACTGCTTTTTCTTCGGTTAAAAAAGCTTTTAATTATGTTTTCAAAAAAGCTAATAAGGAAAAAAAATTATTAATAATAACCGGCTCTTTCTATCTTGCCGGTGAAATTTTAAAATCGCTTTTTCATAATAAAAAATGA
- the rsmH gene encoding 16S rRNA (cytosine(1402)-N(4))-methyltransferase RsmH, with the protein MVGFVEESFHIPVMLKEVIDFFFLSPQELMERYFSKKRILLAIKEIPEIFVDATAGGGGHLFSIINYYKTFFPKNFKTAIFIGLDVDKEAIEYLEKKKIKLGLNNLFIHWENYLNIRELFSAFYPQKKPCRILFDLGISYYQAKSALRGFSYDSNGIIDMRFDQIRQTKKALDLIRELNLNKLKEILKKFGEEVNAERIAKKIFQQKKEIKTTYDLKRIVLSVSGKKSIPRVFQAFRIFVNNELENLKTGLKEAFLLLKNEGRLAVITYHSLEDRIVKNSFNLWEKEKKGRKLTPKPIVASFGEIENNRAARSGKLRVFLKYEEN; encoded by the coding sequence ATGGTAGGATTCGTTGAAGAAAGTTTTCATATTCCAGTGATGCTAAAAGAAGTGATTGATTTTTTCTTTCTCAGTCCCCAAGAGCTGATGGAAAGATATTTTTCTAAAAAGAGAATCTTATTAGCCATTAAAGAAATACCGGAAATTTTCGTAGATGCTACCGCAGGAGGCGGAGGGCATTTATTTTCTATAATTAACTATTACAAAACATTCTTCCCCAAAAATTTTAAAACTGCTATTTTTATTGGTTTAGATGTGGATAAGGAAGCAATTGAATATTTGGAAAAAAAGAAAATTAAATTAGGATTGAATAATCTTTTTATTCATTGGGAAAATTATTTAAATATTAGGGAATTATTTTCTGCTTTTTATCCTCAAAAAAAACCTTGTCGAATTTTATTTGATTTAGGTATCTCTTACTATCAAGCAAAAAGTGCTCTCCGAGGTTTTTCTTACGACAGTAACGGGATAATCGACATGCGTTTTGATCAGATTCGTCAAACAAAGAAGGCCTTAGATCTTATTAGAGAATTAAATTTGAATAAACTGAAAGAAATTTTAAAAAAATTTGGCGAAGAGGTCAACGCCGAAAGAATTGCTAAGAAAATTTTTCAACAAAAGAAAGAAATTAAGACTACTTATGATTTAAAAAGAATTGTTCTTTCGGTAAGCGGAAAAAAAAGTATACCTCGGGTTTTTCAAGCCTTTAGAATATTTGTAAATAACGAATTAGAAAATTTAAAGACTGGTTTAAAAGAAGCTTTTTTACTTTTAAAAAACGAAGGAAGATTAGCGGTAATTACTTATCATTCTTTGGAAGATAGAATTGTAAAGAATTCTTTTAATCTTTGGGAAAAAGAAAAAAAAGGTAGAAAGCTCACCCCTAAACCAATCGTTGCCTCTTTTGGTGAAATCGAAAATAATAGAGCAGCCCGAAGTGGAAAGTTAAGGGTATTTCTGAAATATGAAGAGAATTAA